Proteins found in one Erythrobacter sp. KY5 genomic segment:
- a CDS encoding glutathione S-transferase family protein — protein MGDLSPPDVRIFGTVISTYTRIVEITCEEAGLSHETIATAAQSPQNRHPFGKVPVVEVDGLELIESVAISHYLDNVHNAGALQPSDPAKRAVMDRWIALANNYLFPIFENGLVMPWIMHRVGGFPLDEDTIQRALPAVSRALGFIEGELSKDGAWTSLGFTLADVFLYPIVRSVQLTPQGKAGIVQCDRLHGWLASCEKRPSIVATRWESEV, from the coding sequence ATGGGCGATTTGTCGCCGCCCGACGTTCGCATTTTCGGGACGGTGATCTCCACCTACACACGGATCGTCGAGATTACGTGCGAGGAGGCAGGGCTTTCGCACGAAACAATCGCAACCGCCGCGCAGTCTCCGCAAAACCGCCACCCATTCGGCAAGGTGCCGGTTGTCGAGGTGGACGGGCTGGAACTGATAGAAAGCGTCGCAATCTCGCACTATCTCGACAACGTCCACAATGCTGGCGCGCTTCAGCCAAGCGATCCGGCAAAGCGTGCGGTGATGGACAGATGGATCGCGCTGGCAAACAATTATCTCTTCCCGATCTTCGAGAACGGTCTCGTCATGCCGTGGATCATGCACCGGGTGGGCGGCTTTCCTCTGGACGAGGATACGATCCAGCGCGCGCTTCCCGCTGTCAGCCGCGCGCTCGGCTTTATCGAAGGTGAATTGAGCAAAGACGGTGCCTGGACATCGCTCGGGTTTACGCTCGCAGATGTCTTCCTTTACCCGATTGTGCGGTCGGTACAGCTCACCCCGCAAGGCAAGGCCGGGATTGTGCAATGCGACCGGCTGCACGGCTGGCTCGCCTCGTGCGAAAAACGCCCCTCGATCGTCGCTACACGGTGGGAAAGCGAAGTTTGA
- the dnaN gene encoding DNA polymerase III subunit beta, whose product MKATIERATLLRCLSHVQSVVERRNTIPILSNVLIDASDGGSVRVMATDLDLQVVETMSASSVESPGAITVSAHLLFDIARKLPDGSQVSLETAENRMEVKAGRARFKLPTLPRDDFPVIVEGDLPTSFEIPARTLAQMIDATRFAISTEETRYYLNGIFLHVTDEDEPVLKAAATDGHRLARFTLARPDGAEGMPDVIVPRKAVAELRKLLEEALDGSVQVDLSASKIRFTLSGEGGVVLTSKLIDGTFPDYSRVIPTGNDKLLRVDPKLFFEGVDRVATIATEKTRAVKMGLDADKVTLSVTSPDNGNAAEELMADYKSDGFEIGFNANYLKDILGQFDSEEIELHLADAGAPTLIRESDSSPALYVLMPMRV is encoded by the coding sequence ATGAAGGCTACGATCGAACGCGCGACGCTCCTGCGTTGTCTCTCTCATGTTCAGTCGGTTGTCGAACGCCGCAACACCATTCCGATCCTGTCTAACGTCCTGATCGACGCGAGCGACGGCGGAAGCGTGAGGGTGATGGCGACTGACCTCGACCTGCAAGTGGTCGAGACGATGAGCGCATCCTCGGTCGAAAGCCCCGGCGCGATCACGGTGTCGGCGCATCTCCTGTTCGACATCGCTCGCAAGCTTCCCGACGGATCGCAGGTCAGCCTCGAGACGGCCGAGAACCGGATGGAGGTCAAGGCCGGGCGTGCGCGGTTCAAGCTGCCGACACTGCCGCGCGACGATTTCCCGGTAATTGTCGAAGGCGATCTTCCGACCAGCTTCGAAATCCCCGCGCGCACTCTGGCGCAGATGATCGACGCAACCCGCTTTGCGATCTCGACCGAAGAGACGCGCTACTACCTCAACGGCATCTTCCTGCACGTCACCGACGAGGATGAGCCCGTGCTCAAGGCGGCGGCCACCGACGGTCACCGCCTCGCGCGCTTCACGCTGGCGCGTCCTGACGGGGCGGAGGGCATGCCGGACGTGATCGTGCCGCGAAAAGCAGTCGCGGAACTGCGCAAGCTGCTCGAAGAGGCGCTCGACGGTTCTGTCCAGGTGGACCTGTCGGCCTCCAAGATCCGCTTCACGCTTAGCGGTGAGGGCGGCGTGGTCCTGACCAGCAAGCTGATCGATGGGACATTCCCCGATTACAGCCGCGTCATTCCCACGGGGAACGACAAGCTGCTGCGGGTCGATCCCAAGCTGTTTTTCGAAGGCGTCGACCGCGTGGCGACCATCGCCACGGAAAAGACCCGCGCGGTCAAGATGGGGCTTGATGCGGACAAGGTCACTCTTTCGGTCACGTCGCCCGATAACGGCAACGCTGCCGAAGAGCTGATGGCCGATTACAAGAGCGATGGGTTCGAAATCGGCTTCAACGCGAATTATCTCAAGGACATCCTCGGCCAGTTCGATTCGGAAGAGATCGAGCTTCACCTTGCGGACGCGGGCGCTCCGACCCTGATCCGTGAAAGCGATAGCAGCCCGGCGCTTTACGTTCTCATGCCGATGCGCGTGTGA
- the fabG gene encoding 3-oxoacyl-[acyl-carrier-protein] reductase gives MFRLDGMNALVTGASGGIGSAIAIALAKQGARVALSGSNGQKLRAFREQLHEEHGGEHVEITCDLSNTEQVEELIPATLDTLGGIDILVNNAGITRDGLAMRMKDDDWDQVISVNLEAAFRLMRASARPMMKARFGRIINITSVVGHTGNPGQMNYCAAKAGLTGMTKSFAQEVASRGITANCVAPGFIRTAMTTALDEKQTETINARIPMGKMGAGDDIGAAVSFLASREAGYITGETLHVNGGMAMVG, from the coding sequence ATGTTTAGGCTTGATGGAATGAATGCGCTGGTCACCGGCGCAAGCGGCGGCATCGGTTCGGCAATTGCGATTGCGCTGGCAAAGCAGGGCGCGCGGGTGGCGCTGTCCGGCTCGAACGGCCAGAAGCTGCGCGCCTTTCGCGAGCAGCTACACGAAGAGCATGGCGGCGAGCACGTCGAGATCACCTGCGATCTGTCGAACACCGAACAGGTCGAGGAACTGATCCCCGCAACGCTCGATACGCTGGGCGGGATCGACATCCTTGTGAACAATGCAGGCATCACGCGCGATGGCCTTGCCATGCGGATGAAGGACGATGACTGGGACCAGGTCATCTCGGTCAACCTCGAAGCGGCGTTTCGCCTGATGCGCGCCAGCGCTCGGCCCATGATGAAGGCGCGCTTTGGCCGTATCATCAACATCACCAGCGTCGTCGGCCACACGGGCAATCCGGGTCAGATGAATTATTGCGCTGCCAAGGCAGGCCTGACCGGCATGACCAAAAGCTTCGCTCAGGAAGTCGCAAGCCGCGGCATCACCGCCAACTGCGTCGCCCCCGGTTTCATCCGCACCGCGATGACCACCGCTCTCGACGAAAAGCAGACCGAGACGATCAATGCGCGCATCCCGATGGGCAAAATGGGCGCAGGCGATGATATCGGCGCAGCGGTGAGCTTCCTTGCAAGCCGCGAGGCTGGATACATTACGGGCGAGACACTGCACGTGAACGGCGGAATGGCGATGGTGGGATAA
- a CDS encoding GNAT family N-acetyltransferase yields MSTPEFTIHWITRENAHLLTRVAPGTFDHDIDPDRLARYLAGPANWMAVAVQDGQVVGMLMAVIHDHPDKPTELFLDEIGTGDDWRRKGIARALIEKLFERADAEGIEEIWLGTEIDNVPARGLYESFGHTREDAVIYYLNR; encoded by the coding sequence TTGAGCACGCCGGAATTCACCATCCACTGGATCACCCGGGAAAACGCGCATCTGCTCACGCGCGTCGCGCCTGGCACATTCGACCATGACATCGATCCGGACCGGCTCGCTCGGTATCTTGCAGGGCCTGCCAACTGGATGGCGGTCGCGGTTCAAGATGGGCAGGTGGTGGGCATGCTCATGGCGGTCATCCACGACCATCCCGACAAACCGACCGAACTGTTCCTTGACGAGATCGGCACAGGCGACGATTGGCGACGGAAAGGCATTGCGCGCGCCTTGATCGAAAAGCTGTTCGAACGCGCCGATGCTGAAGGCATTGAAGAGATTTGGTTGGGTACTGAAATCGATAACGTGCCCGCGCGCGGCCTTTATGAAAGCTTTGGCCACACGCGTGAGGATGCGGTGATTTACTACCTCAACCGGTGA
- the fabD gene encoding ACP S-malonyltransferase, with amino-acid sequence MIAFVFPGQGSQKVGMGTDLAAASAAARAVFEEVDDALGMKLSAIMRDGPEDQLTLTENAQPAIMANAIATLRVLENEFGVKLTETGSCVAGHSLGEYSALCGVGAFDLATTARLLKLRGSAMQEAVPVGEGGMAALLGADVEKAAALAAAASEQDVCEVANDNDPTQVVISGHKSAIDRAIAMAKDHGIKRGIALPVSAPFHCSLMQPAADRMAQALAETPPGALALPVYANVTAAKVSDPEEERALLVEQVTGRVRWRESVIAMRADGVERFVELGGKVLGPMIGRIDKEAATDSLITMEDLEGFAKTL; translated from the coding sequence ATGATTGCATTCGTTTTTCCGGGCCAGGGTAGCCAGAAGGTTGGCATGGGCACCGATCTCGCCGCTGCAAGCGCTGCCGCGCGAGCGGTTTTCGAAGAGGTCGATGATGCGCTGGGCATGAAGCTATCGGCGATCATGCGCGACGGGCCGGAAGATCAGCTGACCCTCACCGAAAACGCACAGCCTGCGATCATGGCCAACGCGATTGCGACCCTGCGCGTGCTTGAGAACGAATTCGGCGTGAAGCTTACAGAAACCGGCTCCTGCGTCGCGGGGCACTCGCTCGGCGAATACAGCGCGCTTTGCGGTGTCGGGGCTTTCGATCTTGCTACCACTGCACGCCTGTTAAAACTGCGCGGAAGCGCGATGCAGGAAGCCGTGCCCGTGGGTGAGGGCGGGATGGCCGCTTTGCTCGGCGCAGACGTCGAGAAGGCCGCTGCGCTTGCCGCCGCCGCATCGGAACAGGACGTGTGCGAAGTCGCGAACGACAACGATCCAACGCAGGTCGTGATCTCCGGCCACAAGAGCGCCATCGACCGCGCCATCGCGATGGCCAAGGACCACGGCATCAAGCGCGGCATCGCGCTGCCGGTTTCCGCACCGTTCCACTGTTCGCTGATGCAGCCCGCTGCCGACCGCATGGCGCAAGCGCTCGCCGAGACGCCTCCGGGTGCGCTCGCGCTTCCAGTTTACGCCAATGTCACTGCGGCCAAGGTTTCGGACCCGGAGGAAGAGCGCGCACTTCTGGTCGAGCAGGTCACAGGCCGAGTGCGCTGGCGTGAAAGCGTCATCGCCATGCGCGCCGACGGGGTCGAACGCTTCGTCGAACTGGGCGGCAAGGTGCTTGGTCCCATGATCGGCCGCATCGACAAGGAAGCGGCGACTGACAGCCTGATCACGATGGAAGACCTGGAGGGGTTCGCCAAGACGCTTTGA
- a CDS encoding LD-carboxypeptidase: MTNIAICAPATPITRDHADALRQLVADEFPGVRVTFHEQCFAEQGHFAGDDLMRLTALLDCANDPQFDAVWFAKGGYGSNRIAEAAVAQMNASARQKTYVGFSDCGYLLGALYKAGIGQCAHGSMPVSARSETGREAVRRVLRWFGGDNSGLEPSLDGVTPAAAFNLITLAMLAKTPAMPDLTGHVVMVEEVAEHLYAIDRMFFALAGSLPRIAGIRLGAVTAVPENYVDFGQSEEEIAKYWCDRMGVPYLGRAEIGHTAANRVVPFGLAGPASAG; the protein is encoded by the coding sequence ATGACGAATATCGCCATTTGCGCGCCCGCAACGCCGATCACCCGCGACCACGCCGATGCATTGAGGCAACTGGTCGCAGATGAATTTCCCGGTGTGCGGGTTACATTCCACGAACAATGCTTCGCCGAGCAAGGCCACTTTGCAGGCGATGACCTCATGCGGCTCACCGCGCTGCTTGATTGCGCGAATGATCCCCAGTTCGACGCCGTGTGGTTTGCCAAGGGTGGCTACGGCTCCAACCGCATCGCCGAAGCCGCCGTCGCTCAAATGAATGCGAGCGCGCGGCAAAAGACCTATGTGGGCTTTTCCGACTGCGGCTACCTGCTCGGCGCGCTGTACAAGGCGGGGATCGGTCAGTGCGCGCACGGCTCGATGCCGGTCAGCGCCCGCTCCGAAACGGGGCGCGAGGCGGTTCGGCGGGTCTTGCGCTGGTTTGGCGGGGACAATTCCGGGCTGGAGCCGAGCCTGGACGGGGTCACACCCGCAGCCGCCTTCAATCTCATCACGCTGGCCATGCTCGCAAAGACGCCTGCCATGCCTGACCTCACCGGCCACGTCGTCATGGTCGAGGAGGTCGCAGAACACCTCTACGCCATCGACCGCATGTTCTTCGCACTTGCTGGCAGCCTGCCGAGGATTGCCGGGATCAGGCTGGGGGCAGTCACCGCCGTGCCCGAAAACTACGTCGATTTCGGGCAGAGCGAGGAAGAAATCGCGAAATACTGGTGCGACCGAATGGGCGTGCCTTACCTTGGCCGCGCCGAGATCGGACATACGGCTGCCAACAGGGTTGTGCCCTTCGGACTTGCGGGTCCAGCGTCGGCTGGCTAG
- a CDS encoding Mur ligase family protein, which produces MDRDPQLLDADAPDAHPLFFCGIGGSGMLPLAQIAHGLGLEVAGSDRSYDQGRTPEKFAWLADNGFTLFPQDGSGITSPAQILIASAAVEDTVPEVRRAKELGCERMSRAELLSNLFNRAEHSVAVGGTSGKSTVTGMIAWIMAEAGRDPTVMNGAVMKNFADASNPFASARMGSGRSFVSEVDESDGSIALYRPSVGVLLNVSLDHKSIEELRQLFGDYVAVSDRAVVNFDNEEARFLAERAKDVVSFAVNDQSADITVEPESIEQDALGIRAAVIDNRTREVFPLILPMPGLHNLSNALAAIAAASASGIEVRSAVYVLKDFAGLARRFDVVGTNASGITVIDDFGHNPEKCAATLRTLKATGGRVIAFFQPHGYGPLKQMRHELAETFATELGADDITIMCDPVYFGGTVDRSEGTERIVALIEERGGTAEHVAKREACGDRIVELAKPGDRIVIMGARDDTLSAFARSVFERIA; this is translated from the coding sequence ATGGATCGCGACCCCCAATTACTCGACGCTGATGCGCCGGATGCGCACCCCCTGTTTTTCTGTGGGATCGGTGGATCGGGCATGCTCCCGCTTGCGCAGATTGCGCATGGGCTTGGCCTCGAAGTCGCTGGCTCCGACCGTTCGTACGATCAGGGCCGCACGCCCGAAAAGTTCGCTTGGCTCGCTGACAATGGTTTCACCCTGTTCCCGCAGGACGGGAGCGGCATCACATCGCCTGCGCAGATCCTGATCGCTTCTGCCGCAGTAGAGGACACCGTGCCCGAGGTCCGCCGTGCCAAAGAGCTTGGCTGTGAGCGGATGAGCCGTGCTGAGTTGCTCTCCAACCTGTTCAACCGTGCCGAGCATTCGGTCGCTGTCGGCGGCACTTCGGGCAAATCGACCGTCACCGGAATGATCGCGTGGATCATGGCCGAAGCCGGGCGCGACCCCACGGTCATGAACGGCGCGGTGATGAAGAACTTTGCCGATGCCTCCAATCCCTTCGCCTCGGCACGGATGGGGTCGGGCAGGAGCTTTGTCAGCGAAGTCGACGAAAGCGACGGATCAATCGCGCTTTATCGGCCCAGCGTCGGGGTGCTTCTGAACGTCAGTCTCGACCACAAGAGCATCGAGGAACTGCGCCAGCTTTTCGGCGATTATGTCGCGGTGTCCGACCGGGCCGTGGTCAATTTCGACAACGAGGAAGCCCGTTTCCTGGCTGAGCGCGCAAAGGACGTGGTGAGCTTCGCTGTGAACGACCAGAGCGCGGATATCACGGTAGAACCGGAATCGATCGAACAGGACGCATTGGGCATCAGGGCGGCCGTGATCGACAATCGCACGCGCGAGGTTTTTCCCCTGATCCTGCCGATGCCGGGCCTCCACAACCTGTCAAACGCGCTCGCAGCCATCGCTGCGGCGAGCGCATCGGGGATAGAGGTGCGTTCGGCTGTCTACGTGCTCAAGGATTTCGCAGGCCTTGCGAGGCGTTTCGACGTGGTCGGGACGAACGCCTCTGGCATAACGGTGATCGACGATTTCGGTCACAATCCCGAGAAATGCGCGGCCACCCTGCGCACGCTCAAGGCGACCGGGGGGCGCGTGATCGCGTTCTTCCAGCCGCACGGTTACGGACCGCTCAAGCAGATGCGACACGAACTCGCCGAGACCTTCGCGACCGAACTTGGCGCCGACGACATCACTATCATGTGCGACCCGGTCTATTTCGGCGGCACGGTCGACCGCAGCGAAGGGACCGAACGGATCGTCGCGTTGATTGAAGAGCGTGGCGGCACGGCGGAGCATGTTGCCAAACGCGAAGCCTGCGGCGACCGGATTGTCGAACTCGCCAAGCCCGGCGACCGCATCGTCATCATGGGCGCACGCGACGACACGCTCAGCGCCTTTGCGCGCAGCGTGTTCGAGCGGATCGCATGA
- a CDS encoding glutathione S-transferase family protein → MAGGLTLYTCAGSRGLRATWAAEEAGVDLDLKVLPFPPRHLAPEYLDINPLGTVPMLVDGDAQMTESCAIAHYLAVTSGSSDLVIAPGEADYAEYLDYTYHADATITFPQTVYMRFAIFEKAKGWGDAGLAYAKWFEKRLVKVERRLEGRDYLCADRFTVADICVGYALVLAGKVGLDERVPESLKTYRERLTARPAYQRAVAREEEGLKAISA, encoded by the coding sequence ATGGCCGGCGGACTGACGCTTTACACCTGTGCCGGTTCGAGGGGTCTTCGCGCCACGTGGGCGGCAGAGGAGGCGGGGGTCGATCTGGACCTCAAGGTCCTGCCATTCCCGCCGCGCCACCTCGCGCCGGAATATCTCGACATCAATCCGCTCGGCACGGTTCCGATGCTGGTGGATGGCGACGCGCAGATGACCGAGAGCTGTGCCATTGCACACTATCTGGCGGTGACGAGCGGTTCGAGCGATCTCGTGATCGCACCGGGCGAAGCGGACTATGCCGAATATCTCGACTACACCTACCACGCCGATGCAACGATCACCTTCCCGCAGACGGTCTATATGCGCTTCGCCATCTTCGAGAAGGCGAAAGGGTGGGGCGATGCCGGCCTCGCCTACGCCAAGTGGTTCGAGAAGCGTCTGGTCAAGGTCGAGCGCAGGCTGGAGGGGCGCGACTATCTGTGCGCGGATCGCTTTACGGTGGCCGACATATGCGTTGGCTATGCGCTGGTCCTTGCAGGCAAGGTCGGGCTAGACGAGCGCGTGCCGGAAAGCCTCAAGACCTATCGCGAGAGATTGACGGCGAGACCCGCCTATCAGCGCGCGGTGGCGCGTGAAGAGGAAGGGCTGAAAGCGATATCGGCCTGA
- a CDS encoding DUF808 domain-containing protein, translated as MPSGLVALLDDVAVIARAAAASADDITVAASKAGSKTAGVVIDDAAVTPSYVTGLSPARELPIIWKITKGSLFNKLIILLPGAILLSEFLPWLIIYILMLGGAFLCYEGAEKVMEKLGGDKHGKTVEDVIEDPVEFEKQRVAGAVRTDLILSAEIMAIVLNELDLPTWWERGLALGLVAVAVTVVVYGAVAIIVKLDDIGLSLTRSDSAATRSFGEGLVAFVPNLLIALSFIGTIAMLWVGGGIIIHGTHEIGFDLFYDIAHGAEYAAAGALSAMSGVAGWVTYAAVSAVFGLALGFVIAIVLHKVIGYEGAH; from the coding sequence ATGCCATCAGGTCTGGTCGCTTTGCTCGACGACGTCGCGGTTATTGCGCGCGCTGCGGCTGCTTCAGCCGACGACATCACGGTCGCAGCCAGCAAGGCAGGCTCCAAGACCGCAGGAGTGGTGATCGACGATGCGGCGGTAACGCCAAGCTACGTCACGGGACTGTCGCCCGCGCGTGAATTGCCGATCATCTGGAAGATCACCAAGGGCAGCCTGTTCAACAAGCTGATCATCCTGCTTCCGGGCGCGATCCTGTTGTCTGAATTTCTGCCATGGCTCATCATCTACATCCTGATGTTGGGCGGCGCTTTCCTTTGTTACGAAGGCGCTGAAAAGGTGATGGAGAAGCTCGGCGGCGACAAGCACGGCAAGACCGTCGAGGACGTGATCGAGGACCCGGTCGAATTCGAAAAGCAGCGCGTGGCAGGCGCGGTGCGCACCGACCTTATTCTCTCCGCCGAAATCATGGCGATTGTTCTCAACGAGCTCGATTTGCCGACCTGGTGGGAACGCGGGCTGGCGCTTGGACTGGTTGCGGTGGCGGTGACCGTAGTGGTTTACGGTGCCGTCGCGATTATCGTGAAGCTGGACGATATCGGGCTTTCGCTCACCAGATCGGACAGCGCCGCGACTCGCAGTTTCGGTGAAGGGCTTGTCGCTTTTGTGCCAAACCTGCTCATCGCGCTTTCGTTTATCGGAACCATCGCGATGCTGTGGGTTGGTGGCGGGATTATCATCCACGGTACGCACGAGATCGGCTTCGACCTGTTCTACGACATTGCACATGGCGCAGAATATGCGGCAGCCGGCGCGCTGTCCGCGATGTCCGGCGTGGCCGGATGGGTCACATATGCCGCGGTTTCGGCAGTATTCGGACTGGCTCTGGGTTTCGTGATCGCGATCGTGCTGCACAAGGTTATCGGGTACGAGGGCGCTCACTGA
- the rpsF gene encoding 30S ribosomal protein S6 yields the protein MALYEHIFLARQDLSQAQVDALAATATEIVEANEGKVTKTETWGLKSLAYKIDRNRKAHFVMLNIDAPGSVVAELERQTRINEDVIRYMTIRVEEHEEGPSVMMRKNERDKKRRSDREERD from the coding sequence ATGGCTCTTTACGAGCATATCTTCCTCGCGCGTCAGGACCTTTCACAGGCCCAGGTTGACGCGCTGGCGGCCACGGCGACCGAAATCGTCGAAGCGAACGAAGGCAAGGTCACAAAGACCGAAACCTGGGGCCTCAAGTCCCTCGCCTACAAGATCGACCGCAACCGCAAGGCGCATTTCGTCATGCTCAACATTGACGCACCGGGTTCGGTCGTCGCCGAGCTCGAGCGCCAGACCCGTATCAATGAAGACGTCATCCGCTACATGACCATCCGTGTCGAAGAGCACGAAGAAGGTCCCAGCGTAATGATGCGCAAGAACGAGCGCGACAAGAAGCGCCGTTCAGACCGTGAGGAGCGCGACTGA
- the rpsR gene encoding 30S ribosomal protein S18: MARPFFRRRKSCPFSGKDAPKIDYKDVRLLQGFMSERGKIVPSRITAVSAKKQRELAKAIKRARHIGLLPYIVK; encoded by the coding sequence ATGGCCCGCCCGTTTTTCCGCCGCCGCAAGTCCTGCCCGTTCAGCGGCAAGGACGCCCCCAAGATCGATTACAAGGACGTGCGCCTGCTTCAGGGCTTCATGTCCGAGCGTGGCAAGATCGTGCCTTCGCGCATCACCGCCGTTTCTGCAAAGAAGCAGCGTGAGCTGGCCAAAGCCATCAAGCGCGCGCGTCACATCGGCCTGCTGCCGTACATCGTGAAGTAG
- the rplI gene encoding 50S ribosomal protein L9 — MDIILLERIEKLGTIGDVVTVKDGYARNFLLPQKKALRANEANKAVFEANRERLEQENAEKRSEAEKLGEKVAGAEVILIRAASNAGQLYGSVNVRDMVAGLTEKGHDIDKKQVIMGAPIKTIGMHDVTVALHPEVHVIVKANVARSDDEAELQSQGVDVLAQLFEEEQREIEEAAADTRIDNAGLEPGEIPEELFEDGVSKPEDVTETEALIEATDHKAEDEA, encoded by the coding sequence ATGGATATCATTCTCCTCGAACGTATCGAGAAGCTCGGCACGATCGGCGATGTCGTCACCGTCAAGGATGGCTATGCCCGCAACTTCCTTCTCCCGCAGAAGAAAGCCCTGCGCGCGAACGAAGCCAACAAGGCCGTGTTCGAAGCCAACCGTGAGCGTCTTGAACAAGAGAACGCCGAAAAGCGCAGCGAAGCTGAAAAGCTTGGCGAAAAGGTTGCAGGTGCAGAGGTTATCCTCATCCGTGCCGCTTCCAACGCCGGTCAGCTTTACGGTTCGGTCAACGTTCGCGACATGGTCGCTGGCCTTACTGAGAAGGGTCACGACATCGACAAAAAGCAGGTCATCATGGGCGCACCCATCAAGACCATCGGCATGCATGACGTAACCGTCGCCCTCCACCCTGAGGTGCACGTGATCGTCAAGGCAAACGTCGCCCGTTCGGACGACGAAGCTGAGCTTCAGTCGCAGGGCGTCGACGTTCTTGCCCAGCTGTTCGAAGAAGAGCAGCGCGAGATCGAAGAAGCTGCTGCCGATACGCGCATCGACAACGCTGGCCTGGAACCGGGTGAAATCCCCGAGGAGCTTTTCGAAGACGGTGTCTCCAAGCCGGAAGACGTGACCGAAACCGAAGCTCTGATCGAAGCGACGGACCACAAGGCCGAAGACGAAGCCTAA
- a CDS encoding AMP nucleosidase encodes MTPIPTILKQLQQHFDDAVATLRADVIAFGQNGTIPPQRKREDGSYAYPQLTLHYSGVGDPQDRSRAFGRLELPGTYTTTITRPDLFGPYLAEQLELISAEYEIDLTVSRSRQEIPFPYVLDGDAGAAMQGTPPYEIAQYFPSTDLSLIGDELADGIEFDDNADMPLSLFDGLRTDYSLARLAHYTGTKVEDFQDFILFTNYHRYVDEFVNWGAQQICDNDDGSGYVALKGAAGLDISQRTDNAQGQLNDTAWRKHQMPAYHLIREDGKGITLVNIGVGPSNAKTICDHLAVLRPHAWMMIGHCGGVRSSQKIGDFVLAHAYLRDDHVLDNVLPPEIPIPPIAEVQLALAGAAEAVSGVQGANIKERMRTGTVVTTDDRNWELHYASSAKRFSQSRAIAVEMESATIAAQGYRFRVPYGTLLCVSDKPLHGEIKLPGQANKFYEEAIAAHLQIGLEAAARLRDEGDRLHSRKLRAFNEPPFR; translated from the coding sequence ATGACCCCAATCCCCACTATCCTGAAACAACTGCAACAGCACTTTGACGACGCCGTCGCCACCCTTCGCGCCGACGTTATCGCTTTTGGCCAGAACGGCACCATCCCTCCGCAGCGAAAGCGCGAAGATGGAAGCTACGCCTATCCTCAGCTGACCTTGCATTATTCAGGTGTGGGCGATCCCCAGGATCGCAGCCGCGCATTTGGCCGGCTGGAATTGCCCGGGACATACACCACGACGATCACCCGGCCCGATCTGTTCGGCCCTTACCTTGCCGAACAGCTGGAACTGATTTCAGCGGAATACGAAATTGACCTGACCGTCAGCCGCTCGCGTCAGGAAATTCCCTTTCCTTATGTGCTAGACGGTGATGCGGGCGCTGCGATGCAGGGCACCCCGCCCTATGAAATAGCTCAGTATTTTCCATCGACCGACCTCTCGCTGATCGGTGACGAGCTGGCCGACGGGATCGAGTTCGATGACAATGCTGATATGCCGCTATCGCTGTTCGATGGTCTGCGCACCGATTATTCGCTCGCCCGTCTCGCCCACTATACCGGCACCAAGGTCGAGGATTTTCAGGATTTCATCCTGTTCACGAACTACCATCGCTATGTCGATGAATTCGTGAACTGGGGCGCGCAGCAGATCTGCGACAACGACGATGGCAGCGGCTACGTCGCGCTGAAAGGCGCGGCCGGTCTCGATATCTCGCAGCGCACCGACAACGCGCAAGGTCAGCTTAACGACACGGCATGGCGCAAGCACCAGATGCCAGCCTATCACCTCATTCGCGAGGACGGCAAAGGGATCACGCTGGTCAATATCGGCGTCGGCCCCTCCAACGCGAAGACGATTTGCGACCACCTCGCCGTGCTTCGCCCGCACGCATGGATGATGATTGGCCACTGCGGCGGTGTTCGCTCCAGTCAGAAGATCGGCGATTTCGTACTGGCTCACGCATATCTGCGCGACGATCACGTGCTCGACAACGTGCTGCCGCCTGAAATTCCGATCCCGCCGATTGCCGAAGTCCAGCTGGCGCTCGCAGGGGCGGCAGAAGCGGTTTCGGGCGTTCAGGGCGCCAACATCAAGGAGCGTATGCGCACAGGGACGGTCGTCACCACCGACGATCGCAACTGGGAATTGCACTACGCATCGAGCGCCAAGCGCTTCTCGCAAAGCCGCGCTATCGCGGTCGAAATGGAAAGCGCGACGATTGCAGCGCAGGGTTACCGCTTCCGCGTCCCTTACGGCACGCTTCTGTGCGTGTCGGACAAGCCGCTGCATGGCGAGATCAAGCTGCCGGGACAGGCGAACAAGTTCTACGAGGAAGCTATTGCCGCGCACCTGCAGATCGGCCTTGAAGCGGCGGCACGGCTCCGCGACGAGGGCGACCGCCTGCACAGTCGCAAGCTGCGCGCGTTCAACGAACCGCCCTTCCGGTAA